A section of the Roseivirga sp. BDSF3-8 genome encodes:
- a CDS encoding substrate-binding domain-containing protein: protein MTSIKIRLGGVPEHFNYPIHKAVKEGRFSEAGIDLEWVNCPGGTGQMNQALRDETCDACILLTEGIITDILRGNSSRIVSGYVKSPLIWGVHTGVKSSVREYDDIFDQTIAISRTGSGSHLMPTVDALMKGRQLQEEQFVIVNDIDGAIKSLNEGETDIFYWEKFTTKPYVDEGVLRRVGEFITPWPCFMIAATESIIAREPKALDKMLRVIHRSCEEFMQTPDAPVLISDEYGIAHKDAKYWFHVTEWATDSWVSNKMLLSVLFTLKEAGIVEGDAEGRDLVWVR from the coding sequence ATGACCTCGATTAAGATCAGGCTCGGAGGTGTGCCCGAGCATTTTAATTACCCGATTCATAAGGCGGTTAAAGAAGGGAGATTCTCAGAAGCAGGAATTGACCTGGAATGGGTTAATTGCCCTGGTGGCACGGGTCAGATGAACCAGGCACTAAGAGATGAAACCTGTGACGCTTGTATATTACTCACTGAAGGGATCATTACTGATATCCTGCGGGGAAACTCGAGCCGTATAGTGAGTGGTTATGTGAAATCTCCTTTGATATGGGGGGTGCATACGGGGGTGAAGAGTTCTGTAAGAGAGTACGATGATATATTTGACCAAACGATTGCGATCAGCCGTACAGGGTCTGGGTCTCACCTGATGCCTACGGTAGACGCACTCATGAAAGGCCGCCAGTTGCAGGAAGAGCAGTTCGTGATCGTTAATGATATAGATGGAGCGATCAAATCACTGAACGAAGGTGAAACAGATATTTTTTATTGGGAGAAGTTTACGACAAAACCTTATGTGGATGAGGGGGTGCTGAGGCGGGTAGGTGAGTTTATCACCCCATGGCCTTGTTTTATGATCGCTGCTACCGAATCTATTATAGCGAGGGAGCCTAAGGCGCTTGATAAAATGCTAAGGGTGATTCACAGGAGCTGTGAAGAGTTTATGCAAACTCCGGATGCACCAGTGCTTATAAGTGATGAATATGGGATAGCGCATAAGGACGCCAAATACTGGTTTCATGTAACGGAGTGGGCTACTGATAGCTGGGTGAGCAATAAAATGCTGCTAAGCGTGCTTTTTACTTTAAAAGAAGCAGGGATAGTGGAAGGGGATGCGGAAGGCAGAGACCTTGTGTGGGTAAGATAA
- a CDS encoding glycoside hydrolase family 32 protein, with translation MRRYVTYLFTLFVIGCTTQGEMNVPVTTETAAYLEPHRLQFHFSPPEMWMNDPNGMVYHHGEYHLFYQYYPDSTVWGPMHWGHAISKDLVHWEHLPIALYPDSMGYIFSGSAVVDHQNTSGLGNPDEPAIIAIYTYHDPEGHPASRRDFQTQAIAFSTDKGRTWTKYKGNPVLPNPGIQDYRDPKVIWHQETERWIMALAVKDHIRFYSSPNLTDWKEESRFGETTGAHGGVWECPDLFPLDGRWVLLVSLNPGGPNGGSATQYFVGDFDGKTFTAQDNSTRWLDYGRDNYAGVTWAGIPERDGRRIFMGWMSNWDYGQKVPTTPWRSAMTVPRVLNILPTPAGDVVTSVPARELAQLRGEPVQFIITKDGAIKTASGGIYNLEMEISNGGNEMESFELHLTNAENDTLLVGYDAVNKQLYIDRDKAGKTDFSDNFTGRQTAPFNPGRKMISLSLLVDTGSLELFVNQGELVMTSLFFTDNPLSHVTFHSSGPKLMVYGRWFKLSAIWDNYVGM, from the coding sequence ATGAGACGCTACGTAACCTACCTCTTCACCCTTTTTGTCATAGGCTGTACCACACAAGGTGAAATGAATGTACCCGTAACGACTGAAACTGCCGCTTACCTTGAGCCTCACCGGCTCCAGTTTCACTTTTCTCCGCCCGAGATGTGGATGAATGACCCTAATGGCATGGTCTATCATCACGGAGAGTATCACCTGTTTTACCAATACTACCCGGACAGTACAGTGTGGGGCCCCATGCACTGGGGCCATGCCATAAGCAAGGACCTGGTTCACTGGGAACACCTACCCATAGCCCTCTATCCGGATAGTATGGGCTATATATTTTCCGGCAGCGCCGTAGTAGATCACCAGAATACATCCGGACTGGGCAATCCTGATGAGCCAGCCATAATAGCCATCTACACATATCATGATCCGGAAGGCCACCCTGCCAGCCGCAGGGACTTTCAGACCCAGGCCATTGCTTTCAGCACAGACAAGGGCCGTACCTGGACTAAATATAAAGGCAATCCGGTACTACCCAACCCCGGTATTCAGGACTACCGTGACCCCAAAGTGATCTGGCATCAGGAGACAGAAAGATGGATCATGGCCCTCGCCGTAAAAGATCACATTCGCTTTTACTCCTCACCGAACCTCACAGACTGGAAAGAAGAAAGCCGGTTTGGAGAAACTACCGGAGCACATGGAGGAGTGTGGGAGTGTCCGGACCTCTTTCCACTGGACGGCCGATGGGTACTGCTGGTAAGCCTGAATCCCGGAGGCCCTAACGGAGGCTCGGCCACACAGTATTTTGTAGGAGACTTTGACGGTAAAACGTTTACGGCCCAGGACAACAGCACGCGATGGCTGGACTACGGACGGGATAACTATGCGGGTGTAACCTGGGCAGGTATACCCGAACGCGACGGCAGGCGTATTTTCATGGGGTGGATGAGCAACTGGGACTACGGCCAAAAGGTACCCACCACCCCCTGGCGCAGTGCCATGACAGTGCCCCGGGTATTAAACATCCTCCCTACCCCTGCCGGAGATGTGGTCACCTCCGTCCCCGCAAGAGAGCTGGCACAGTTGCGGGGGGAACCAGTCCAGTTTATCATAACAAAAGATGGTGCAATAAAAACAGCATCCGGTGGAATCTATAACCTGGAGATGGAGATCAGCAATGGAGGGAATGAAATGGAAAGCTTTGAACTACACCTTACTAACGCAGAAAATGACACCCTACTAGTAGGGTATGATGCAGTTAATAAGCAATTGTATATAGATCGTGACAAGGCAGGAAAGACAGATTTTAGCGACAATTTTACCGGCAGGCAGACAGCACCATTTAATCCGGGCAGAAAAATGATCAGCCTCAGCCTGTTAGTCGACACAGGCTCCCTTGAGCTATTTGTTAACCAGGGGGAACTCGTGATGACAAGCCTGTTCTTTACTGATAATCCCCTCAGCCACGTTACCTTTCATAGCTCCGGACCGAAACTGATGGTGTATGGCAGATGGTTCAAATTATCCGCAATATGGGACAACTATGTGGGAATGTGA
- a CDS encoding sugar porter family MFS transporter has translation MNNKTLQWSLSVALAGFLFGFDTVVISGANLPIRELWDTTPFFHGTFIMSMALWGTVLGALGGSWPTDRLGRKKTLFWIGVLYFVSALGSALATGPYVFSFFRFIGGVGVGASSVAAPTYIAEITSSNNRGKLVALYQFMIVFGILIAYISNFLLEGFGGINDWRYMLGVEGIPAFIYCLFVLGVSNSPRWLYLHRHDREGALRILRQIDPSTAESRLQDMREDLERDADAPAFFSNRFTKPIVLAFLLAFFNQLSGINFILYYAPELLELAGLAPKDSLFNAISIGGINLVFTLLGLALIDRMGRKALMYVGSIGYITSLALTAFAFYYRLSPDLLLAFILLFIASHAIGQGAVIWVFISEIFPNKVRARGQSLGCGTHWVFAALITLLTPVFIDRQEGVFGQNPWPVFAFFAFMMVLQLLYVHFLMPETKGKTLEELSKEIHA, from the coding sequence ATGAACAACAAAACCCTGCAATGGTCACTTAGTGTGGCCCTGGCCGGTTTTCTTTTCGGCTTTGATACAGTTGTAATTTCCGGTGCCAACCTCCCTATCAGGGAGCTGTGGGATACCACTCCTTTCTTTCACGGCACCTTTATCATGTCTATGGCCTTATGGGGCACCGTACTAGGGGCCTTAGGAGGTAGCTGGCCTACTGATAGGCTGGGAAGAAAAAAGACCCTTTTCTGGATAGGTGTTTTGTACTTTGTAAGTGCCCTAGGGTCGGCCCTCGCCACCGGCCCCTACGTATTCAGCTTTTTTCGCTTTATAGGAGGAGTAGGCGTCGGAGCATCATCTGTAGCGGCGCCCACCTACATAGCTGAAATCACCTCATCAAACAACCGGGGTAAGCTCGTTGCCCTTTACCAGTTCATGATCGTATTTGGTATTCTGATAGCCTATATCTCCAATTTCCTGCTCGAAGGTTTTGGCGGCATTAATGACTGGCGGTACATGCTCGGTGTAGAAGGTATACCCGCCTTCATTTATTGTCTTTTTGTACTCGGTGTGAGCAATAGCCCCCGATGGCTCTATCTGCACCGTCATGACCGCGAAGGGGCACTCAGAATACTCCGACAAATAGATCCGTCCACCGCAGAATCACGCCTGCAGGATATGCGGGAAGACCTCGAAAGGGACGCTGATGCCCCGGCATTTTTCTCCAATCGATTTACCAAACCTATAGTCCTGGCATTTTTACTGGCCTTTTTCAATCAGCTATCAGGGATCAATTTCATACTATACTACGCCCCCGAGCTGTTAGAACTGGCAGGGCTCGCCCCTAAAGACTCCCTCTTCAATGCCATATCCATAGGAGGTATCAATCTCGTCTTTACACTTTTAGGCTTAGCGCTGATAGACCGCATGGGACGAAAAGCACTTATGTATGTAGGTAGCATAGGCTATATTACAAGTCTGGCACTCACTGCTTTCGCATTTTATTACAGGCTTTCACCAGACCTGCTGCTGGCATTTATTTTACTATTCATTGCCAGCCACGCTATAGGTCAGGGCGCAGTCATATGGGTGTTTATTTCTGAAATATTTCCCAACAAGGTCCGGGCACGAGGACAGTCACTAGGGTGCGGTACTCATTGGGTATTTGCCGCCCTTATCACCCTGCTCACCCCTGTATTTATCGACCGACAGGAAGGTGTCTTCGGCCAGAATCCCTGGCCCGTCTTTGCTTTTTTTGCCTTTATGATGGTACTTCAACTACTGTATGTCCACTTTTTGATGCCGGAAACCAAGGGAAAAACACTCGAAGAACTTTCAAAAGAAATCCACGCATGA
- a CDS encoding pinensin family lanthipeptide has protein sequence MKKKIKISNLQVKSFVTDIGATNIHIIKGGGDDTKDYECKRLSYLAYTYCSCI, from the coding sequence ATGAAAAAGAAAATAAAGATCTCCAACCTGCAAGTGAAAAGTTTTGTAACTGACATCGGGGCTACAAACATCCATATCATTAAAGGAGGAGGCGATGACACTAAAGACTATGAGTGTAAGCGGCTAAGCTACCTGGCCTACACCTATTGCAGTTGTATTTGA
- a CDS encoding helix-turn-helix domain-containing protein: MKDNNTLFIKNMVCPRCIEAVRQTLLNNNIPFTGVELGRVELAEEIDGSTVEELGTDLATQGFELLEENNARLVSRIKSLIVHQIHHSREERTVNFSTLLEEGLHHDYAYMSRLFSSVEGMTIEKFVTRQKIERVKELLCYNEMSLSQIAADMQYSSTSYLSSQFKKETGMTPSDFKKLTRPERKPLDSI, from the coding sequence ATGAAAGATAACAATACTCTCTTTATCAAAAACATGGTTTGCCCGCGCTGTATAGAGGCTGTAAGGCAGACCCTGCTGAATAATAACATCCCCTTTACCGGGGTAGAGCTTGGTCGCGTGGAACTGGCAGAGGAGATAGATGGGAGTACTGTTGAAGAGCTGGGGACTGACCTTGCTACTCAGGGCTTCGAGTTGCTGGAGGAAAACAATGCCCGCCTGGTATCCCGGATAAAGAGCCTGATTGTACACCAGATACATCACAGCAGAGAGGAACGCACGGTTAACTTTTCTACTCTTCTGGAAGAAGGGCTTCATCATGACTATGCCTACATGAGCCGTCTGTTTTCTTCGGTAGAGGGTATGACCATCGAGAAGTTTGTGACGAGGCAGAAGATAGAGCGTGTAAAGGAGCTGTTGTGTTACAACGAGATGAGTTTATCGCAAATAGCGGCTGACATGCAGTATAGCAGTACCTCTTATCTTTCCTCTCAGTTTAAAAAGGAGACTGGCATGACGCCATCTGACTTTAAAAAGCTTACTCGTCCTGAACGTAAGCCGCTGGATTCCATTTAA
- a CDS encoding heavy metal translocating P-type ATPase — MIEEEQLTSNVEDKDIRRTFPVTGMSCAACAASVESTLQHTPGVSEASVNFASGTVAVSYSSQLTPLALRKAVQGVGYDLIVEGGNAEAKQEEAREAHYRALKKRTIWSAILTFPVFIIGMFFMDWTAGPYISLVFTIPVLFYFGRSFFIHAWKQARHGRANMDTLVALSTGIAFAFSVFNTFYPSFWVEKGLQPHVYYEAATVIITFISFGKLLEERAKSNTSSALKKLMSLQPKSLIVIIGGEEKEVPVSEVEEGYEILVRPGEKIPVDGTVLSGQSFVDESMITGEPMPVSKEEGGAVYAGTVNQKASFTFRADKVGGGTLLAQIIRSVKEAQSSKAPVQKLADKIAGIFVPTVLAISLITFIMWMWLGGEEAFTHALLTSIAVLVIACPCALGLATPTAIMVGIGKGAENNILVKDAESLELGHKTDTIVLDKTGTITEGKPQVTGIELTGGAKENSEVLGILLAMESRSEHPLARAVTDYLREKKISPAGLDGFTSLTGKGVSAVAAGGEYVAGSPALLAEKGINIDGTIAETAVRWQKEAKTVIYFADNRHLLAVLAISDRIKPGSARAITRLKEKGIEVHMLTGDNEDTATAVAREVGIERYKSEVRPADKSAYIKSLQQEGKVVAMVGDGINDSEALAHADLSIAMGHGSDIAMDVAKMTLITSDLESIPKALRLSTLTVRGIRQNLFWAFIYNTIGIPIAAGLLYPLNGFLLDPMIAGAAMAFSSVSVVANSLRLKSKKL, encoded by the coding sequence ATGATTGAGGAAGAGCAGCTAACAAGCAACGTGGAGGATAAGGACATCAGGCGTACATTTCCGGTTACGGGGATGAGTTGTGCCGCTTGTGCGGCCAGTGTGGAGTCCACACTGCAGCACACACCCGGTGTATCGGAGGCCAGCGTGAACTTCGCTTCCGGTACCGTGGCTGTAAGCTACAGTTCACAACTGACTCCTTTGGCGCTCAGGAAGGCGGTCCAAGGTGTAGGATATGACCTGATCGTGGAAGGGGGTAACGCTGAAGCTAAGCAGGAAGAAGCGAGGGAGGCTCACTATCGGGCATTAAAAAAACGCACTATCTGGTCGGCTATTCTGACCTTTCCTGTCTTTATCATTGGTATGTTTTTTATGGACTGGACGGCCGGTCCTTATATATCGCTTGTATTCACTATACCTGTCCTGTTTTACTTTGGTCGCAGCTTTTTTATCCATGCATGGAAGCAGGCCAGACACGGGCGTGCCAATATGGATACCCTGGTGGCACTTAGTACGGGTATAGCTTTTGCATTCAGTGTGTTTAATACATTTTACCCTTCCTTCTGGGTGGAAAAGGGCTTACAGCCTCATGTGTATTATGAGGCGGCTACGGTCATCATCACTTTCATTTCTTTTGGTAAACTGCTGGAAGAACGGGCCAAATCCAACACCTCTTCTGCCTTGAAAAAGCTTATGAGCCTGCAGCCTAAGTCGCTCATCGTTATTATAGGGGGAGAAGAAAAAGAGGTGCCGGTCTCTGAGGTGGAAGAGGGGTATGAGATCCTTGTGCGGCCGGGTGAAAAGATCCCTGTGGATGGTACAGTACTTAGCGGACAATCTTTTGTGGATGAAAGCATGATTACCGGGGAGCCCATGCCTGTGAGCAAAGAAGAGGGGGGGGCAGTCTATGCCGGTACGGTCAATCAAAAGGCGAGTTTTACTTTCAGAGCAGATAAGGTAGGAGGGGGGACCCTGCTGGCGCAGATCATCCGGAGTGTGAAAGAGGCTCAGTCAAGCAAAGCTCCTGTGCAGAAGCTCGCGGATAAGATAGCGGGTATATTCGTGCCGACGGTACTCGCAATTTCCCTTATCACGTTTATTATGTGGATGTGGCTTGGGGGTGAGGAGGCCTTTACTCATGCGTTGCTTACTTCTATAGCTGTACTGGTTATTGCCTGTCCCTGTGCACTGGGACTGGCTACTCCTACTGCAATTATGGTAGGCATAGGGAAAGGTGCTGAGAACAATATCCTTGTAAAGGATGCGGAAAGCCTGGAACTGGGACATAAAACAGACACTATCGTACTGGATAAAACGGGTACGATCACAGAGGGTAAGCCTCAGGTTACCGGTATAGAGCTTACAGGAGGGGCAAAGGAGAACAGTGAAGTATTGGGTATATTACTTGCTATGGAGTCCCGCTCAGAGCATCCGTTAGCACGGGCGGTAACCGATTATCTCAGGGAAAAGAAAATCTCACCTGCGGGACTTGATGGCTTTACCAGCCTGACGGGTAAGGGGGTCAGTGCGGTAGCAGCAGGGGGTGAATATGTGGCGGGTAGCCCGGCTTTACTTGCTGAAAAGGGTATTAATATAGATGGAACCATAGCAGAGACTGCGGTCCGGTGGCAAAAGGAGGCAAAAACAGTCATTTATTTTGCTGATAACCGGCACTTACTGGCGGTATTGGCCATTTCTGATAGAATCAAACCCGGCTCAGCCAGGGCTATCACCAGGCTTAAGGAAAAGGGTATAGAGGTGCACATGCTTACTGGTGATAATGAGGATACGGCTACGGCTGTGGCCCGTGAGGTAGGTATAGAGCGGTATAAAAGCGAGGTAAGGCCTGCAGATAAATCCGCTTATATCAAATCATTGCAGCAAGAGGGAAAAGTGGTGGCTATGGTGGGGGATGGTATTAATGACTCTGAAGCGCTGGCCCATGCTGATCTTAGTATTGCTATGGGACATGGTTCAGATATAGCTATGGATGTGGCTAAAATGACGCTTATCACCAGTGACCTCGAGTCTATACCAAAGGCACTAAGATTATCTACTCTTACTGTAAGAGGCATCCGGCAGAACCTTTTTTGGGCTTTCATCTACAATACCATCGGTATCCCTATTGCTGCCGGCCTGCTGTATCCTCTGAACGGGTTTCTGCTGGATCCCATGATTGCCGGAGCAGCAATGGCCTTCAGTTCTGTTTCTGTAGTGGCAAACAGCCTTCGCCTCAAGTCAAAAAAGCTATAG
- a CDS encoding DUF4412 domain-containing protein, translating to MKFTYTILLTSIICLCSYQSEAQFLKKLGEKVSKKVEQTVERKAEQKAEKSTESAMDSLFAPSNKGNTKNAEADQKRAEAMMQAIMNTEPVDVADRYSFRVIATMEIESYSKRKTETQTMKQGYGTGALYIEMDNSPDNPIITDLENEAMIMLDTKKNTAQVMSLSWMKKMGAYEDEDDYQMEDADISVGKTGNTKTIAGYNCEEYIITTDEGKTHAWFTSEVNFDYDDYLNGFTNMFGKKKETNPMLQLTGMSRGYVMEMTAFDKKGEKTTKMVVTDISENEKNISMSQFEVQSLMSGAGGN from the coding sequence ATGAAATTCACCTATACGATTCTTCTTACCAGCATTATTTGCCTGTGCTCCTACCAGTCCGAAGCACAATTCCTGAAAAAACTGGGAGAGAAAGTCTCTAAAAAAGTAGAGCAAACTGTAGAACGAAAAGCTGAGCAGAAAGCTGAAAAAAGCACCGAGAGTGCTATGGACAGTCTTTTTGCACCTTCCAATAAAGGGAATACGAAAAACGCGGAAGCAGATCAGAAAAGGGCAGAAGCGATGATGCAGGCAATAATGAATACTGAGCCTGTGGATGTGGCTGATAGGTATTCATTTCGGGTTATCGCCACCATGGAGATAGAGTCATACAGCAAGCGTAAAACGGAAACCCAGACCATGAAGCAGGGATACGGCACCGGAGCCCTGTACATTGAGATGGATAATTCACCAGATAACCCCATCATCACTGACCTTGAAAACGAGGCGATGATCATGCTGGACACTAAGAAAAATACCGCCCAGGTCATGTCCTTGTCCTGGATGAAAAAGATGGGAGCTTACGAAGACGAAGATGATTATCAGATGGAAGATGCTGATATATCTGTTGGCAAAACCGGCAATACAAAAACCATCGCGGGGTATAACTGTGAAGAATATATCATCACCACTGATGAGGGCAAAACACATGCCTGGTTTACCTCAGAAGTGAATTTTGACTATGATGATTACCTGAACGGGTTCACTAACATGTTTGGTAAGAAAAAGGAGACCAACCCCATGCTACAGCTCACGGGTATGTCAAGAGGGTACGTAATGGAGATGACCGCCTTTGACAAAAAGGGTGAAAAGACCACTAAAATGGTTGTAACTGATATTTCAGAAAATGAAAAAAACATCAGCATGAGTCAATTTGAAGTGCAGAGCCTGATGAGCGGAGCAGGAGGAAACTAG
- a CDS encoding RagB/SusD family nutrient uptake outer membrane protein has translation MKITHKYTRFLAAATLSTGLLFGCEIDEVTDFDNPSVESVTNDASPAELQVLVTGLGARHREYYENVNQLFGTFGREVYPYFGSDPRFTNEWLGLNITTTYPDFFASGASYTSPYQAVLQANVLIEAATNSTSIDEQQRAGYTGVAKTIKAFQLLWPLLQQYENGIRVDVEDNLNPGPIVDYGVALDEIRQILEDGADDLEAAGESFNFALTSGFGSFSTPEGMLQVNRAIAARAALYDEDFDAALQALGESFMNLASTDSAALYNGVYHTWGNPPDDPNPLYYPYDRETSTILIVHPAMIDDAEPGDRRINKFAERVQNPVVNSNIKDAVSGDPIPGLYQDNRYESPEEPTPWFRNEELLLIYAEANVRSSSPDFIEAIGAINTIRNIWGLPDYSGAATADALIDEILFNRRYSLWQEGGHRWIDLRRLGRLNATYVDLREGGNLFQQVARRTSETNWDAENN, from the coding sequence ATGAAGATAACGCATAAATATACTCGTTTCCTGGCTGCTGCCACCCTTAGTACGGGGTTGCTTTTCGGCTGCGAGATAGATGAGGTTACGGATTTCGATAATCCCTCGGTAGAGTCTGTAACAAACGATGCCTCCCCTGCAGAGCTGCAGGTGCTGGTTACGGGCCTCGGAGCCCGTCACAGGGAGTATTATGAAAACGTAAATCAATTGTTCGGCACATTTGGCCGTGAGGTTTATCCTTATTTCGGATCTGACCCCCGGTTTACCAATGAGTGGCTCGGGTTGAATATTACCACTACGTACCCTGACTTCTTTGCTTCAGGTGCATCCTATACCAGTCCCTACCAGGCTGTTTTGCAGGCAAACGTTCTCATAGAGGCGGCGACTAACTCCACTTCTATTGATGAGCAGCAGAGAGCCGGTTATACAGGAGTAGCTAAGACCATTAAGGCCTTTCAGCTTCTATGGCCACTGCTGCAGCAGTATGAAAATGGCATCAGGGTAGATGTGGAAGATAACCTGAACCCAGGCCCTATAGTAGACTATGGCGTGGCCCTGGATGAAATCCGTCAAATACTTGAGGACGGAGCCGATGACCTGGAGGCTGCAGGAGAATCATTTAATTTCGCACTTACCAGCGGATTTGGAAGCTTCAGTACTCCCGAAGGTATGCTTCAGGTGAACCGTGCTATAGCCGCACGAGCTGCCCTCTATGACGAGGACTTTGACGCTGCACTGCAGGCACTGGGCGAATCATTTATGAACCTTGCATCCACTGACTCTGCTGCGCTTTACAATGGGGTATACCATACGTGGGGAAATCCTCCGGACGATCCCAATCCGCTCTATTACCCTTACGACCGCGAAACGAGCACCATCCTCATCGTACATCCTGCTATGATCGATGATGCCGAACCCGGAGACCGCAGGATAAACAAATTTGCCGAGAGGGTACAGAATCCGGTAGTAAACTCTAACATCAAGGATGCTGTAAGCGGTGATCCAATCCCCGGATTGTATCAGGACAACCGCTATGAGAGCCCTGAGGAGCCAACGCCATGGTTCCGTAATGAAGAACTTCTACTCATATATGCAGAAGCTAATGTGAGAAGTTCTTCACCTGACTTCATAGAAGCTATCGGGGCGATCAACACCATACGGAATATATGGGGTTTGCCTGACTACTCTGGCGCTGCTACAGCAGATGCGCTTATAGACGAAATATTATTTAACCGTCGCTATAGCCTGTGGCAGGAAGGTGGTCACCGCTGGATAGACCTTCGCCGTCTGGGCAGACTTAATGCTACATACGTAGACCTTCGTGAAGGGGGTAACCTCTTCCAGCAGGTAGCCAGACGTACCAGTGAAACTAACTGGGATGCGGAAAACAACTAA